A genomic segment from Tachysurus fulvidraco isolate hzauxx_2018 chromosome 21, HZAU_PFXX_2.0, whole genome shotgun sequence encodes:
- the camlg gene encoding calcium signal-modulating cyclophilin ligand, whose translation MEAESATLEERGVSAAQKRAEIRRRKLLMNSEQRMNRIVGFNKNDGENSESQRVTEPRFHLDLDRDESFSQSVSIKRVSPFVTEARSEGSVLDERREEEGEDTEPQGIRLRPRGETSSDERSRSPRRGLNTYMSRFDDAIKLRGQLASEKASDDSGSDAEEFDSFRLFRLLGSMVLAVCVRLFVCQYLSIFAPFLTLELAYMGLYKYFPKVDRKMKTTVLSAALLLSGIPAEVINRSAETYRTMGDVFSDLCVYFFTFITFHEIITTFSSQPT comes from the exons ATGGAGGCTGAGAGCGCGACGCTggaggagagaggagtgagTGCGGCGCAGAAACGTGCAGAAATTCGCCGCAGGAAACTCCTAATGAACTCAGAGCAGAGGATGAACAGGATAGTGggctttaataaaaatgacGGAGAAAACAGCG aatcTCAGCGCGTGACAGAGCCACGGTTCCACCTGGACTTGGACAGGGATGAGAGTTTCTCCCAGTCTGTGTCCATTAAAAGAGTGTCTCCATTTGTAACGGAGGCTCGGAGTGAGGGATCAGTTTTAGAcgagaggagggaggaggagggggaggataCAGAGCCACAGGGGATTCGGCTCAGGCCACGGGGGGAGACGTCAAGTGATGAACGCTCTCGCTCCCCTCGCAGGGGCCTAAACACCTATATGTCTCGCTTTGATGATGCAATCAAGCTTCGGGGTCAGTTGGCCAGTGAGAAGGCGTCTGACGACAGCGGCTCAGATGCGGAAGAGTTTGACTCATTTAGGCTTTTCCGGCTTCTTGGCAGCATGGTGTTAGCCGTGTGTGTacgcttgtttgtttgtcagtACCTG TCCATATTTGCACCCTTTCTCACCCTGGAACTTGCCTACATGGGCTTATACAAATACTTCCCAAAG GTGGACAGGAAGATGAAGACGACGGTGTTGTCTGCAGCACTGCTCCTCTCTGGGATTCCAGCTGAAGTGATCAATCGCTCGGCAGAAACCTACAGGACAATGGGAGACGTTTTCTCtgatctctgtgtttattttttcacctTCATCACTTTTCATGAGATCATCACCACTTTCTCCTCTCAGCCCACCTAA